The DNA sequence TACACCATTCAGAAATATAACTAAACATTCATGGAGTATATCACaaatttgtactccctccgttccacaataataaagtcatttcattttctacaatcgtttctccactttaactatttataattattttttcaaaatgagcgggcaaaatgaaatgtcgGAGGGAATATAAAGTTTAAACCATCTTAGATGGTTCTAGTCATTCCTAATTAGCTGAATTAGGATATACAGTCTTCAAAAGAGATTCAGTTTCAAACCTaatctattaatataaattaacataaaattctAATTGCTCAAATTAGAATTCACCATGGAAATACAATTTAGTAAAACAACTATAGCACAAATTTATCATTGCTTAAAATTCATGGAGTATAtcaaaaatttgtttaaaacaATTACCACATTCCTAATTAGCCGAATTAGGAAATACAACGTTCAAAAGCAATTCACTTTCAAAGCTAATCTATTAggattaatataaataacattCTAATTgctcaaattttcaattcacgCTATCATTAGATCTCAAAAATGCAGATCGTTAGGGttcaaaaaaaatggaattagCAGCCGAGATAGATAGAAAAAGCAAACCTGTTTGTTGACTTCGACGCCGACAGCGCGCTTGGTGACGTTCCAGACGCGACCGGTGCGGCCATGGTAAAACTTGTGCGGCATACCCTTGTGGATAGATCCGTTAACCTTGACGTCGACATAATCGCCGATTTTGAAGATCCGAAGGTAGGTGGTGAGATGGGTAGGACCTTTCTTCCTGAAGGCGCGGGAGAAGGAATCTCTGGTGCGCGACCTCAATCCGTGACCCGCCGGCATTTTGTTGCAATTTCTCTGAGAAATCAAATGCAATTTGAGTCGACAGAGATATTAGGGTTTCCAGTTTATGCTATTCCAATGGGCTTTTTGTATTTGGGCCTTGTGgttatttaacacacaaatattaatataaaatctaaTGAAGTGATATGATAAGTATCTTAAGTGCCATTAAATTGGTGTGCTACAAAATcattaatacaaatatacaatCGAAAATTCCAAAGGAAAATCAGTccctaaaatcatgaattttgctAAATATTGGTATTTCTTGTGAACgtctaaaatatcacaaactttacattttatttgttattttctatGGCAAGTCAATCACcatatcaaatcaatttccGTGCATTTTTTATCCTTCTTGGGATATTAAATCAAAGTGATTTTCTACGTAGATTTTTTATCCTACTTGTCACGAACCTAAAAAGTaatctaaaatatcataaacattaCACAGTTGTCCACGTATAATACTAAGATTTTTGCCGAAGATATCTTATTTGGACTGTCATGGAAAATagtaacaaacaaaatgtaaagtttataatattttagattaattttaaaatttgtgaaaataccaaaatttgattaaagtTTATGTTCTTGTAAACCAATTTTCCAATTCGAAATGCCACTATATTATATACAATTTCCACTATTTACACATACAACACTTCTCATATAGAAGCTTCAACATTGATGAGCATAAATAAAATCACTTGAGCTCCTctgttcatttttttaaatctgcatttgtatttttatcgTTATCGCGCACGAACAAAGCGTTGTGCACGATAACATCACGATGCGCGCCCGGTAACCGGAAAAAcgataaaaagtaaataaaaggGTCGCGACGGGGCATCAACTCTTTGTGTTGAAGCTGTTGCTCCTCAAATCCCTCTCCCTTTCGCTTCTGCTTCCCCCGTTGTTCTCCGACATCGACATCTCTAGCTTTCTCCGTTTCCGATCGCGTCGTGATATATCCTCCTTCTCATCAATCAACGACAGCAACGTTTGGATGCGTTTGGAGCGCGAGCTGCTGCCCTCGGACGAAGTGAACTCGTCCCTGGCAGCTTGCCGGTACCTGTTAATGATCTGGATGAAGTAGACGACGAGCGCAAGGAAGCACGCGACACCGCATAGTAGATAGAGGCCCCAAAAGCTCTTTAGATGGAGCCGGTCCGATTCAAGCTCCGTGTTGTCTGAGCTGCATGTGCTTGTCGTCAGCCACTTGTCATGGATCCGTTGAAGGTCCCCGTTCTCGGATAGGGTTAGGATCGCGGTTGATAGGTCAATGGCCAGTGGCGAGTCTCGTGGAAATGcctagaaaaataaatataaaagttgTTAAGATTAATGGCGTTTTCGTAGGTTCGTACATGTAACATAACGTGCAACGTGCTCAACCTAGTCGGATTTTACAACTAGAGAAATTCGGATCGTAAATCCATTTACCAATGAAATTATGCAATTTCAATCGTGACATTTCAGTCATAAAATCGTCACTCTAACAAGATGAaatcaaaatgatatttaaaagTGATGTAAAAGGAGTAGAATTAGATGTTACTCACAAATCCCCAGCCACTTTTGGTGAACTCTTGACCAATAATCCTGAACTGGCACTGGCTTGCCAAGAAAAGTTCGATGTACGGCCGTTCATCGACAATAGCAGCAACGCCTCCTTTCTTGGGGCCGCGTTTAAGCGCCATGGCATACTCCTCCGGTGATCCGAGAGGCCTAAGCCTCGACTTCGGTATGCCAATCCCTTCGCTCAGATAATGCTCCGCGAAAGAGCCCACTTGGTACCCAATAGGGTCGTCCCCGTCTCTCAAACTATCAATCCCTTTGATCGGAGAGTAGAGCTGCTGTACTGTGAGTATGGACGTCAAACTCGCAGTATAGCTCGAGTTGATGATCAGAACCACAAAGAGCCATATGATCAGCACTGCACGCCCGAGGGTGCTCACCGTGGTCTCCCCTGTTTTCGGCGAAAGAATAGAGAATTTAGTGTTTGAACATAAGAAGCAATGTGAGTTCTAATTTAGGAAACTGATTGTGGGGTATGACTACTCACTGTGAGCAAAAAACAGAGTTGAGAGGCTGAACCTGCAACGAAAAAAAGAAACGGGAGTTAGGTCGATCGATGGTCTGATTTCGTCGTATATTCTTGTGAGAAAAGCTTACCAGAAGATGGTTATCAGCTGCTGCTTTGGCGTCCCTCGGAACTCATCATTCATCCGATGCTCCAAAATCCACACGACGATGCCAATGAAGACAAAGAACGCTGCACTAACCGCCCACAGTTGAGGCGAAAACGGCCTCAAGAAAGCCCAAGCGCCCGTGTTCCGCTTGCTAACCGAGGCCACCACCACAAGTCCAGATGCAGCATACGGCTGAGTGAAGTCCACAGTTTTTGTCCGGTTCGTTGTGATTGCAACGTCTCCAACCACACCATCGAAGAACTATCACAAGAAAGCACGATTTAAGACGCCCGATGCCAGCCTACATAcaatagtactatatgattATATGAATAGTATCAATTAACTTACTCCCGTGGTGATCAATTTCACGAGCTCGTTGTAACTCGGATTCTCGAGGCCATTTCCGTACGGGACAAACTGATGCGGGACGGCATATGGCAGCAAGTTTGCAGCAGCTGTGAACACATCTATGCAGAAGCCTTTTGCGTTGTTCGTGCCTTGGACTTGAGACACGAACTCTTTGTAACCAACTCGTCGTGGCACACCAATCCTCAGTTGCTTCCCGTTGTTCGGGAACACCCAACCACGGGGCGTCCTTATGGATTCCCCGGGCCAAAGCACGCTCTTTAGCTGATTACCCGAAGTAGACCGGTTGGGAGGGTGCAAATACAGAGCTTCAGGAGCCATAGTTGATAGTCCTGAATAGTTAGACCAGTAACCAACCCGATGGAGACCAGTCCCAACGACGTTTATAACTTCGTACGCAGGGCTAACGAGGGACCTGTCGTCGGTAAACTTGACTCGCCCCGTTAGACCTACGAAGTCACTCTCCATCAAGGTCTTAAGAAGGAGAGGACCCCCGTCGAAAATGACCATTTTGTCGAGATGCAGTTTACTCCCTCGAGTCGAAAGCAGGTTCGAATCGTTAGAAAACGAGATACTCCCTCCTTGATCAAAGAACGAGTCGATAGCATGAGCAAGCAACCAAGCAGCATCGTAAGCATACAGACCGTATGTGCTTAGCCCCAATGAGCCACCGGTCACCTTATTCCACCGTGCTGAAAAAGCTCGTTTCCTCTCCGAATCGGGAGTGTATTGCCGTAGAAAGATCACTCCTTGCAGAGTTTCCATCATGCCTGCAGATTGAAAAGGCGAAGCAGAATCCAAAGCGGACGCTAGCCAATCCGTGGCGATCCAAACGTAGCCATCGTCCATCATCCCAAGATAGTGCGCCACGGAAAACACCGTGAATCCAGTAGGCGGATAGGTATGCAGGACGATGACACGAGACTCTGTCAACGCAACTTTCACGAGTATATCCATGATGTCGCTCCGGCTGACAACCCCGGGAGGAATCCCCGCTTTGTAGGAAACCCGACAGCGCCTAGCTGCAAGGGCATCATCCAGAGCAGACAACCCGTTTCTCCCGTAGTCATCATCAAGATACACAACAATCACTTCCTTCCAACCATAGTTTTCGACTATCTCAGCCACAGCAGTCATCTGATGCAGATCACTCTGCGTTGCCCTAACGAAGTAGGGGAACTGGAGATTCGAGAGAGTCGGGTCTGTCACAGAGAACGACACAAAGGGCGTTGTCAGCTCGTTACCAACATGCAGGATAGTATGCGCAACCACAGAAGATTGAGGGCCGATCACTGCAAGAATGTCGGTCTCCATAAAGCGTAAAGCTGCACAAAGTGGATAGATTTGTAAGAGTATGACATAAAAGATGAGGTTGGGGAGATAAAGGGGTACCTTCAACCAAGCCAAGAAAGCCACTGCAATTGGAGTTTCGAAAGATGACATTGAATCTGGAGCCTTTAAGCACGGTCGAGTTGGCATTGATATCTTTGACAGCCTCTTCAATGGCGAGCTTAGCCACTCTCCCAATGGTTGAATCAAAAGTGAAGATTGCTCCAACGTTCACAACAACAGGTCTTGAAGAAGTATTCACACTCAAGCCATCGGATGACACTCCTAGAGAGAGTGTCGAAAGCAAAACAATCCAGAACACACTCATCCTACACACACACTATGAGTTCTCAATTCAAGAAATTATAACCAAAACACCTAATTTCTCTCCAACAAAAGAGTGCACAAACTCAGCACCTTTAGCACTTGAAATTCCCTTTCAATTTTCGCAAAGCACACACATAGACAACTCCCAGTAAGAATGAGTTCCAAGATataatcaaaaccctcaaaaTCATGTAGTAGTAccaaattagagaaaaaaggaTATCTAAATCCTGCACCTTTACCAATGGAATTGCACACAGACAACAAAATTGCTGAATGTTACAGAGACATTTACACATGTGTACAACAAGAACTAAAGCTAGTTAATTCATAATTGGAACGAAAAGAGGGAAAACACACAGAAAAGTAGcagacaaaaaaaatcagacTCTGAGCTAAGAAACATACCTTGGGACTTGGAGCACCAAGATTGCAACTTTGgcaaaaaaatttactccCAAATACACAGAAAAAGTAGTTAAGAAGCTTCATATCCCATATGATGCTTCTCTGGGAGTTTTGGTGAAGTGCAGGGAAGCAGCAGGAGAGCCactaaaatacaaaaagaTACAGTGCATCTTTTGGGTCATGTAAAACTCACCCATGTCCATGACCGCGTATTTCTAGTgaattctcttttcttttcattcaagattggatttttggGCTGTTCACGTTAAAtcaaattgttttcttttagtactataatcttttatgcaattaaattatactcctatttcacCAATGACGAACttgagtagtagtataatggAAATGGGATTTCAagaatttgttaattataacAGCCGTGTAAAACGTTTTGGATGTTAGTGAAAGTGGGAAGGAAATAAGTTTTGTGGTGGGGGCATGCTTGTAGGCTTGTAAGAATGATAATGATAGCAAAATTggtttttttatgaaattatgcTATTTTCCAGCAAAACATAATAATGGAGGGGGTGGAAAAAGTCGTGATTACTCAATTAATTATGTGTTAACAGCcaataattttcttctttgagTCCACACAATTATATCGAGTAacagaaacataaaaaatattttctacaaataatttttaagttgcttcaaattaaatatacgtgttaaataatttttgtgattGTAGAGCCTAGAGGGTACAATAATATGTTGGGGAC is a window from the Salvia hispanica cultivar TCC Black 2014 chromosome 1, UniMelb_Shisp_WGS_1.0, whole genome shotgun sequence genome containing:
- the LOC125210511 gene encoding glutamate receptor 3.3-like, which translates into the protein MSVFWIVLLSTLSLGVSSDGLSVNTSSRPVVVNVGAIFTFDSTIGRVAKLAIEEAVKDINANSTVLKGSRFNVIFRNSNCSGFLGLVEALRFMETDILAVIGPQSSVVAHTILHVGNELTTPFVSFSVTDPTLSNLQFPYFVRATQSDLHQMTAVAEIVENYGWKEVIVVYLDDDYGRNGLSALDDALAARRCRVSYKAGIPPGVVSRSDIMDILVKVALTESRVIVLHTYPPTGFTVFSVAHYLGMMDDGYVWIATDWLASALDSASPFQSAGMMETLQGVIFLRQYTPDSERKRAFSARWNKVTGGSLGLSTYGLYAYDAAWLLAHAIDSFFDQGGSISFSNDSNLLSTRGSKLHLDKMVIFDGGPLLLKTLMESDFVGLTGRVKFTDDRSLVSPAYEVINVVGTGLHRVGYWSNYSGLSTMAPEALYLHPPNRSTSGNQLKSVLWPGESIRTPRGWVFPNNGKQLRIGVPRRVGYKEFVSQVQGTNNAKGFCIDVFTAAANLLPYAVPHQFVPYGNGLENPSYNELVKLITTGFFDGVVGDVAITTNRTKTVDFTQPYAASGLVVVASVSKRNTGAWAFLRPFSPQLWAVSAAFFVFIGIVVWILEHRMNDEFRGTPKQQLITIFWFSLSTLFFAHRETTVSTLGRAVLIIWLFVVLIINSSYTASLTSILTVQQLYSPIKGIDSLRDGDDPIGYQVGSFAEHYLSEGIGIPKSRLRPLGSPEEYAMALKRGPKKGGVAAIVDERPYIELFLASQCQFRIIGQEFTKSGWGFAFPRDSPLAIDLSTAILTLSENGDLQRIHDKWLTTSTCSSDNTELESDRLHLKSFWGLYLLCGVACFLALVVYFIQIINRYRQAARDEFTSSEGSSSRSKRIQTLLSLIDEKEDISRRDRKRRKLEMSMSENNGGSRSERERDLRSNSFNTKS